The following are encoded in a window of Kitasatospora sp. NBC_01250 genomic DNA:
- a CDS encoding DUF2079 domain-containing protein: MSLVLSRPRPHRQREPAPPNAPTSRRYRSGAPYLLAALFFAAYAALSVTKHLQLRSTGYDLGIFEQAVRAYSELRAPVSELKGAGDNLLGDHFHPILVTLAPFYRLFPSPLTLLIAQAALFAVSVVPVTRLAIRTTTPLLGAGIGLAYGLSWGLQKAVAFDFHEIAFAVPLLAFCLERLARRQWRAATAYALPLVLVKEDLPLTVVAIGLYILLNGRRRLGAGVVCFGILSGLLIVLVLIPALNPHGRYDYFGSASPDADGPLARLLLPQVKGETLIALFAPTAFLALRSPLVLLVLPTLAWRFWSTNPAFWGQEFHYSAVLMPIVFLAFADALGRLRERRLVQPRLIGNAVAVSVAVSLLSAPGLPLSDLTGPAWKPSPWAAPAREVMAAVPDGARIAVINFLAPQLTDRATVYRFPTALDSGTRPEWLLVSDPAHGGIPVFAWEISRLPQLPSLGYRLVKECSGIQLYRLADAAGPGRSGLGA, encoded by the coding sequence GTGTCCCTCGTCCTGTCCCGTCCGCGTCCGCACCGGCAGCGGGAACCCGCGCCGCCGAACGCCCCGACGAGCCGCAGGTACCGCAGCGGGGCCCCGTACCTGCTGGCCGCGCTCTTCTTCGCGGCCTACGCCGCGCTGTCCGTCACCAAGCACCTCCAGCTCCGCTCCACCGGCTACGACCTGGGCATCTTCGAGCAGGCCGTGCGGGCCTACAGCGAACTGCGCGCCCCCGTCTCGGAACTGAAGGGTGCGGGCGACAACCTGCTGGGCGACCACTTCCACCCGATCCTGGTCACCCTCGCCCCGTTCTACCGGCTCTTCCCGTCCCCGCTGACCCTGCTCATCGCCCAGGCCGCGCTCTTCGCGGTCTCCGTCGTGCCGGTGACCCGGCTGGCGATCCGCACCACCACACCCCTGCTCGGCGCCGGGATCGGCCTCGCCTACGGGCTGTCCTGGGGACTGCAGAAGGCTGTTGCCTTCGACTTCCACGAAATCGCCTTCGCGGTCCCGCTGCTGGCCTTCTGCCTGGAACGCCTGGCACGACGGCAGTGGCGCGCCGCCACCGCGTACGCGCTCCCGCTGGTCCTGGTCAAGGAGGATCTGCCGCTGACCGTGGTCGCGATCGGCCTGTACATCCTGCTGAACGGCCGCCGCAGGCTGGGGGCGGGGGTGGTGTGCTTCGGGATCCTGTCGGGGCTGCTGATCGTGCTGGTCCTCATCCCGGCCCTCAACCCCCATGGCCGGTACGACTACTTCGGCTCCGCCTCCCCGGACGCGGACGGCCCGCTCGCGCGGCTGCTGCTTCCGCAGGTGAAGGGCGAGACGCTGATCGCCCTGTTCGCCCCGACCGCGTTCCTGGCGCTGCGCTCGCCGCTGGTCCTGCTCGTGCTCCCCACGCTGGCCTGGCGGTTCTGGTCGACCAACCCGGCGTTCTGGGGGCAGGAGTTCCACTACAGCGCGGTCCTGATGCCGATCGTCTTCCTGGCCTTCGCGGACGCACTGGGCAGGCTGCGCGAGCGCCGGCTGGTGCAGCCGCGGCTGATCGGGAACGCGGTCGCGGTGAGCGTGGCCGTGAGCCTCCTTTCGGCCCCGGGCCTGCCGTTGAGCGATCTGACCGGTCCCGCCTGGAAGCCCAGCCCGTGGGCCGCCCCGGCCCGCGAGGTGATGGCCGCCGTCCCCGACGGCGCGCGGATCGCCGTCATCAACTTCCTGGCACCCCAGCTCACCGACCGTGCCACCGTCTACCGGTTCCCGACGGCCCTGGACAGCGGGACCAGGCCCGAGTGGCTGCTGGTCAGCGACCCTGCGCACGGCGGCATCCCCGTCTTCGCCTGGGAGATCTCCCGCCTGCCCCAACTGCCGTCGCTGGGCTACCGCCTGGTCAAGGAGTGCAGCGGCATCCAGCTCTACCGGCTCGCCGACGCCGCCGGACCGGGCCGGTCGGGGCTGGGCGCGTGA
- a CDS encoding DNRLRE domain-containing protein, producing MHEQIPVPRRRGRVTGARPLGAVLAFAVTTSLLAGAGDAFAAPTAPGADRAARPTAGTAADLPSARIAARLGKQRVEALSERTESSTTWANPDGSLTTDFAAGPVRFQRDGAWVDVDLDLKTAADGTVAPQAHPGGLKLAGPGGVLADSLAQSQAGGAEPHTLVTLGSGEQRVELQWQGGLPKPVLDGTRATYPDAIGDGSADLVVEATRTGFEQFVTLKQRPAAAGYAYTMPLRAKGLKAEAQPDGSVLFTDAVTGAGRAVLPAPVMWDASTVAGSSEHPHQAKVDLKVVQHGDLIDLRFTPDTAFLADPATQYPVTVDPSTAALGNVFDTRVQQGEKVDWSADTELYWGNSGTKNADGSTRQARSFINWNTAPISDALVSKATLSLYNFHSGNSDCLAYPWDIYDTGLASTASRWTAQPSWNAKKATSTETKGRDACGGDGWINADVTNLVQTWASAKNATSGMGLRAPDESSTKYWKEVNSANAATNVPKLTVTYNYRPRTGTDQQAGSPFYKDQQGTWWVNSTTPTLRDTFIDPNNDKVDGTFQIFDAASDTQVGNVLVSPYVPSGQPASVTVPAGVLANGRTYRFRTSPYDGTNYNNAWSPWATFTVDASAPSAPASITSTDYPSGRWVKGAGQSGVFTVVPPTGDQNALEWSLDGTTWTKVATGGSTAPVNLTVTPAKGGGNTLRVRATDRAENKSEPISYAFQVGAGAVTVPNDGTRTAARVPLAAETDPGAYNAVGYSWRRSDADPWTPLPVADVSNNGSPVSSWPLPLTNGKSPALSWNAAATVSPDGTVQLRADFTGPGGAATSSEAVKVIVDRKAQGAATRDIGPGTLNLLTGDLTVSATDVSMFEMSVGRTHSSRDPNAARNREGQAPIFGPHWVSGISADAAESDYTEVRQTSASSLDVVSSDGEAVSFTAGAAPDSWTPEPGNEQLTLRGAFAAGEFTLSDTNGTVTTFAKVDPSAATWTVSSSLLHGLANTTTTVVSEKVTTGGRTLARPKLVIAPTSAVSAAACAADPGTKGCRVLQFGYAGATTATGTATGDQFGDYAGQLSTIKLWATAPGAGAATATDVATYRYDANGWLRQTWDPRLGQAAQTQYTYSQQAGEEGLLTSVQKNGQIASNLAYGTVTGTAAAGPGMLTKVWHDTLAPGSADKVDGTATSTVVYNVPTSGDKAPEDLSAAAAGTWGQSDLPTDATAVFPADRIPVSNNGADLTAADYARATVSYLNASGLLVNEASPGHRITTSEYDRYGHQTRSLGAANRELALGASDAAKAQLADLGLNGLAPGERAQLLSQSTVYSADGQRETDSYGPLHRVTLTADAVVGGTAVAKAGTQVVSRTHVARSYDEGRPTDGSAKVKDQVTTTVSGGWLRSWPELFVETRTDRSVFDWTLGVATEQIKDAGGLALTTKVGHDSQGRSVSTSLPASNGSDAGTVNTTFYTATGTGPCAGRPEWADLVCRSAPAGDITGGGANPAQQTTKTVEYGLFGQLAKSEESANGVTRTTTITSDAAGRPLTTTVSGGVGAAVPTTTNTYHPATGTVTRQESATGGTITKGYDSLGRLISYTDADGGTTTTEYDALDRPTKVTDSSPSTTTFGYDTSVDPRGLLTSATDSVAGTFGARYDADGDLVTQTLPGGYTMTDQQDPNGTPTSRSYTRGSDGAVVVADHITETVQGQWATHTGTPGITASQVFGYDQAGRLTRVQDTSVDAVCTTRSYAFDRNSNRTALATATAPRGQECGTDGATTQTSSYDSADRITNAGYAYDAFGRTTALPGSTLGHYSTDLVQQQVSGGNRQTWALDSAMRFRSWTVEANQGAAWAVTAAKTNHYDGDGDNPRWITEDAAGNLTRNVDGLNGGLAATTSRTGNTVLQLANLHGDITLQLPLDGAVAPTVLDFDEYGQARAGQPNTRYGWIGSKQRSSETLTSLALMGARLYNPASGRFLSTDPVYGGNANPYDYCSGDPLTCYDLTGRWGWRGLLKAAVTVGAVAGALACGASIVCGVAVAATAAAVSYTVGNAGTSNWSWKGLATNTAFGAASGLAFGGAARWAGKEGVHVAFKGVRRFGVSFTKNSSARGSNFHWNTTINGAKKYGNNFRIHSHQIKGMSRWKAVHYHHRGSGGIKNHRPWQGKW from the coding sequence ATGCACGAGCAGATACCCGTGCCCCGCCGCCGGGGCCGGGTCACCGGCGCGCGACCACTGGGCGCGGTACTGGCCTTCGCAGTGACGACCTCGCTGCTCGCGGGGGCCGGGGACGCCTTCGCCGCACCGACCGCGCCCGGCGCCGACCGCGCGGCCCGGCCGACGGCCGGCACCGCCGCCGACCTGCCGTCCGCCAGGATCGCCGCACGGCTGGGAAAGCAGCGGGTCGAGGCCCTGTCCGAGCGCACCGAGTCGTCCACCACCTGGGCGAATCCGGACGGCTCGCTGACCACGGACTTCGCCGCCGGTCCCGTCCGCTTCCAGCGCGACGGCGCCTGGGTCGACGTCGACCTCGATCTGAAGACCGCCGCCGACGGCACGGTGGCACCGCAGGCGCACCCCGGTGGCCTCAAACTCGCCGGCCCCGGCGGCGTGCTGGCCGACTCGCTCGCCCAGTCGCAGGCGGGCGGGGCCGAGCCGCACACGCTGGTCACGCTCGGCTCGGGCGAGCAGCGGGTCGAGCTCCAGTGGCAGGGCGGCCTGCCCAAGCCCGTGCTCGACGGGACCAGGGCGACCTACCCGGACGCGATCGGTGACGGCTCGGCCGACCTGGTGGTGGAGGCCACCCGGACCGGCTTCGAGCAGTTCGTGACGCTCAAGCAGCGCCCCGCGGCCGCCGGCTACGCGTACACCATGCCGCTGCGGGCCAAGGGGCTCAAGGCCGAGGCCCAGCCGGACGGTTCGGTGCTCTTCACCGACGCGGTCACCGGTGCCGGGCGGGCCGTGCTGCCCGCGCCGGTGATGTGGGACGCGAGCACGGTGGCGGGCTCCAGCGAGCACCCGCACCAGGCGAAGGTGGACCTGAAGGTCGTCCAGCACGGCGACCTGATCGACCTGCGCTTCACCCCCGACACCGCCTTCCTCGCCGACCCCGCGACCCAGTACCCGGTGACCGTCGACCCCTCGACCGCGGCGCTGGGCAACGTCTTCGACACCCGCGTGCAGCAGGGCGAGAAGGTGGACTGGTCCGCCGACACCGAGCTCTACTGGGGCAACTCCGGCACCAAGAACGCCGACGGCTCCACCCGCCAGGCCCGCTCGTTCATCAACTGGAACACCGCGCCGATCTCGGACGCGCTGGTCTCCAAGGCGACCCTGTCGCTCTACAACTTCCACTCCGGCAACAGCGACTGCCTCGCCTACCCCTGGGACATCTACGACACCGGCCTTGCCTCCACCGCCTCCCGGTGGACGGCGCAGCCGAGTTGGAACGCCAAGAAGGCCACCTCCACCGAGACCAAGGGCCGTGACGCCTGCGGGGGCGACGGCTGGATCAACGCCGACGTCACCAACCTGGTGCAGACCTGGGCCTCGGCCAAGAACGCGACCTCCGGCATGGGCCTGCGGGCCCCGGACGAGAGCAGCACGAAGTACTGGAAGGAGGTGAACTCCGCCAACGCCGCGACGAACGTGCCCAAGCTGACGGTCACCTACAACTACCGGCCGCGCACCGGCACCGACCAGCAGGCCGGCTCCCCGTTCTACAAGGACCAGCAGGGCACCTGGTGGGTCAACTCGACCACGCCCACGCTGCGCGACACCTTCATCGACCCGAACAACGACAAGGTCGACGGCACCTTCCAGATCTTCGACGCCGCGAGCGACACGCAGGTCGGCAACGTGCTGGTCTCGCCGTACGTGCCCAGCGGCCAACCGGCCTCGGTGACCGTGCCGGCCGGGGTGCTGGCCAACGGCAGGACCTACCGGTTCCGCACCTCGCCGTACGACGGCACCAACTACAACAACGCCTGGTCCCCCTGGGCGACGTTCACCGTCGACGCCTCCGCCCCCTCCGCACCCGCCTCGATCACCTCCACCGACTACCCGTCGGGCCGCTGGGTGAAGGGCGCCGGTCAGAGCGGGGTCTTCACCGTCGTACCTCCGACGGGCGACCAGAACGCCCTGGAGTGGTCGCTGGACGGCACCACCTGGACCAAGGTCGCGACCGGCGGCTCGACCGCGCCGGTCAACCTCACCGTCACCCCCGCCAAGGGCGGCGGCAACACCCTGCGGGTGCGGGCCACCGACCGGGCGGAGAACAAGTCGGAGCCGATCAGCTACGCCTTCCAGGTCGGCGCCGGCGCGGTGACCGTGCCGAACGACGGCACCCGCACCGCCGCCCGCGTCCCGCTCGCCGCCGAGACCGACCCGGGCGCGTACAACGCGGTCGGCTACTCCTGGCGCCGCTCGGACGCCGACCCCTGGACGCCGCTGCCCGTCGCTGACGTCAGCAACAACGGTTCACCGGTGAGCAGTTGGCCCCTCCCGCTGACGAACGGCAAGAGTCCCGCGCTGAGCTGGAACGCCGCGGCCACCGTCAGCCCCGACGGCACGGTGCAGCTCCGGGCGGACTTCACCGGCCCGGGCGGCGCGGCCACCTCCTCCGAGGCCGTCAAGGTGATCGTCGACCGCAAGGCGCAGGGTGCGGCCACCCGGGACATCGGCCCCGGCACGCTCAACCTGCTCACCGGTGACCTGACGGTCTCCGCCACCGACGTCTCGATGTTCGAGATGAGCGTGGGCCGCACCCACTCCTCGCGCGATCCGAACGCGGCCAGGAACCGGGAGGGCCAGGCACCGATCTTCGGCCCGCACTGGGTCTCCGGGATCTCCGCCGACGCCGCCGAGTCGGACTACACCGAGGTCCGGCAGACCTCCGCCAGCTCGCTCGACGTGGTCTCCTCCGACGGCGAGGCCGTCTCGTTCACCGCCGGCGCCGCGCCCGACAGCTGGACCCCCGAGCCCGGCAACGAGCAGCTCACCCTGCGCGGTGCCTTCGCCGCCGGGGAGTTCACCCTCTCCGACACCAACGGCACCGTGACCACCTTCGCCAAGGTGGACCCGAGCGCGGCCACCTGGACCGTCTCCTCCAGCCTGCTGCACGGCCTGGCGAACACCACGACCACGGTGGTCTCGGAGAAGGTCACGACCGGCGGCAGGACGCTGGCCCGGCCGAAGCTGGTGATCGCCCCCACCTCGGCGGTCTCCGCCGCCGCCTGCGCGGCGGACCCGGGCACCAAGGGCTGCCGCGTCCTGCAGTTCGGCTACGCCGGCGCCACCACGGCCACCGGCACCGCCACCGGCGACCAGTTCGGCGACTACGCGGGCCAGTTGAGCACCATCAAGCTCTGGGCCACCGCCCCGGGCGCGGGCGCCGCGACCGCCACCGACGTCGCCACCTACCGCTACGACGCCAACGGCTGGCTGCGCCAGACCTGGGACCCGCGCCTGGGACAGGCCGCGCAGACCCAGTACACCTACTCCCAGCAGGCCGGCGAGGAGGGCCTGCTCACCTCCGTGCAGAAGAACGGGCAGATCGCGAGCAACCTCGCCTACGGCACCGTCACCGGCACCGCGGCGGCCGGGCCCGGCATGCTGACCAAGGTCTGGCACGACACGCTGGCCCCCGGCAGCGCCGACAAGGTCGACGGCACGGCCACCAGCACCGTGGTCTACAACGTCCCCACCAGTGGGGACAAGGCACCTGAGGACCTGTCGGCCGCCGCGGCCGGCACCTGGGGCCAGAGCGACCTGCCGACCGACGCGACCGCGGTCTTCCCCGCCGACCGGATCCCCGTCTCCAACAACGGCGCGGACCTGACCGCGGCCGACTACGCCCGCGCCACCGTCAGCTACCTCAATGCCTCGGGCCTGCTGGTCAACGAGGCCTCCCCCGGCCACCGGATCACCACCTCCGAGTACGACCGCTACGGCCACCAGACGCGTTCGCTCGGCGCCGCCAACCGCGAGCTCGCGCTCGGTGCGAGCGATGCCGCCAAGGCCCAGCTCGCCGACCTCGGGCTGAACGGCCTCGCCCCGGGCGAGCGGGCCCAGCTGCTCTCGCAGAGCACCGTCTACAGCGCCGACGGGCAGCGCGAGACCGACTCCTACGGCCCGCTGCACCGGGTGACCCTGACGGCCGACGCCGTCGTGGGCGGCACCGCGGTGGCCAAGGCCGGCACCCAGGTGGTCTCCCGCACGCACGTCGCCCGCAGCTACGACGAGGGCCGGCCCACCGACGGCTCCGCCAAGGTGAAGGACCAGGTCACCACCACCGTCTCCGGCGGCTGGCTGCGGTCCTGGCCGGAGCTGTTCGTCGAGACCCGCACCGACCGGAGCGTCTTCGACTGGACGCTCGGCGTGGCGACCGAGCAGATCAAGGACGCCGGCGGCCTCGCGCTGACCACCAAGGTCGGCCACGACAGCCAGGGCCGGTCCGTCTCCACCTCGCTGCCCGCGTCCAACGGCTCGGACGCCGGCACGGTCAACACCACCTTCTACACCGCCACCGGCACCGGTCCCTGCGCGGGCCGGCCCGAGTGGGCCGACCTGGTGTGCCGCAGCGCACCGGCCGGCGACATCACCGGCGGCGGCGCCAACCCCGCCCAGCAGACCACCAAGACCGTCGAGTACGGCCTGTTCGGCCAGCTGGCGAAGAGCGAGGAGAGCGCGAACGGCGTCACCCGCACCACCACCATCACCAGCGACGCCGCCGGCCGGCCGCTGACCACCACCGTCTCGGGCGGCGTCGGCGCCGCCGTCCCCACCACCACCAACACCTACCACCCCGCCACCGGCACGGTGACCCGTCAGGAGTCCGCCACCGGCGGGACCATCACCAAGGGCTACGACAGCCTCGGCCGGCTGATCTCCTACACCGACGCGGACGGCGGCACCACCACCACCGAGTACGACGCGCTCGACCGCCCGACCAAGGTCACCGACAGCAGCCCCTCGACGACCACCTTCGGCTACGACACCTCGGTGGACCCGCGCGGCCTGCTGACCTCGGCGACCGACTCGGTGGCCGGCACCTTCGGCGCCCGCTACGACGCCGACGGGGACCTCGTCACCCAGACCCTGCCCGGCGGTTACACCATGACCGACCAGCAGGACCCCAACGGCACCCCCACCTCGCGCAGCTACACCCGCGGCAGCGACGGCGCGGTGGTGGTCGCCGACCACATCACCGAGACCGTCCAGGGCCAGTGGGCCACCCACACCGGCACCCCCGGGATCACGGCCTCCCAGGTGTTCGGCTACGACCAGGCCGGCCGGCTCACCCGGGTGCAGGACACCTCGGTGGACGCCGTCTGCACCACCCGCTCGTACGCCTTCGACCGCAACAGCAACCGCACCGCGCTGGCCACCGCCACCGCGCCGCGCGGCCAGGAGTGCGGCACCGACGGGGCCACCACCCAGACCAGCAGCTACGACAGCGCGGACCGGATCACCAACGCCGGCTACGCCTACGACGCGTTCGGCCGCACCACCGCACTGCCCGGCAGCACGCTGGGCCACTACAGCACCGACCTGGTGCAGCAGCAGGTCAGCGGCGGCAACCGGCAGACCTGGGCGCTGGACTCCGCGATGCGCTTCCGCTCCTGGACCGTGGAGGCCAACCAGGGCGCGGCCTGGGCCGTGACCGCGGCCAAGACCAACCACTACGACGGTGACGGCGACAACCCGCGCTGGATCACCGAGGACGCCGCCGGCAACCTCACCCGCAACGTGGACGGTCTGAACGGAGGCCTGGCCGCCACCACCTCCAGGACCGGCAACACCGTGCTCCAACTCGCCAACCTGCACGGCGACATCACCCTCCAGCTGCCGCTGGACGGCGCGGTGGCACCCACCGTTCTCGACTTCGACGAGTACGGCCAGGCCCGCGCCGGGCAGCCGAACACCCGCTACGGGTGGATCGGCAGCAAGCAGCGCTCCAGCGAGACCCTGACCTCGCTGGCCCTGATGGGCGCCCGGCTCTACAACCCGGCCAGCGGCCGGTTCCTGTCCACCGACCCGGTCTACGGCGGCAACGCCAACCCGTACGACTACTGCAGCGGCGATCCGCTCACCTGCTACGACCTGACCGGACGCTGGGGCTGGCGCGGGCTGCTCAAGGCCGCCGTGACGGTGGGAGCCGTCGCCGGGGCGCTGGCCTGCGGTGCCTCCATCGTCTGCGGTGTCGCGGTCGCGGCCACCGCGGCAGCCGTCAGCTACACGGTCGGCAACGCCGGTACCAGCAACTGGAGCTGGAAGGGGCTGGCGACCAACACGGCCTTCGGCGCCGCCTCCGGTCTGGCCTTCGGCGGTGCAGCCCGCTGGGCCGGCAAGGAGGGCGTGCACGTGGCCTTCAAGGGTGTGCGGCGCTTCGGCGTAAGCTTCACCAAGAACAGCTCGGCGCGCGGGTCGAACTTCCACTGGAACACCACGATCAACGGCGCCAAGAAGTACGGCAACAACTTCCGGATCCACAGCCACCAGATCAAGGGCATGTCCCGCTGGAAGGCCGTGCACTACCACCACCGCGGCAGCGGCGGCATCAAGAACCACCGTCCGTGGCAGGGAAAGTGGTAG
- a CDS encoding response regulator transcription factor, with amino-acid sequence MRVLVVEDDKRISAVLRRGLEAEGYAVDVCHDGRDGLWMARQQPYQAIILDIMLPGLDGYRVCDQLRREDNRTPILMLTAKSGEYDEAEALDTGADDFLAKPFSYVVLLARLRALIRRGGPVRQAAVRIGDLHLDPATRRCRRGGSDIELTAKEFALLAHLGLRAGDVVSRTELLEQVWDANQQGGSNVVDVHISALRRKIDTPFGRSTIQTVRGAGYRLADDDQ; translated from the coding sequence ATGCGCGTACTGGTGGTCGAGGACGACAAGCGGATCTCCGCGGTGCTCCGCCGCGGGCTGGAGGCCGAGGGCTACGCGGTCGACGTGTGCCACGACGGCCGGGACGGTCTGTGGATGGCCCGGCAGCAGCCCTATCAGGCGATCATTCTGGACATCATGCTCCCCGGCCTGGACGGCTACCGGGTCTGCGACCAACTGCGCCGGGAGGACAACCGCACCCCGATCCTGATGCTCACCGCCAAGAGCGGGGAGTACGACGAGGCCGAGGCACTGGACACGGGCGCGGACGACTTCCTGGCCAAGCCGTTCTCGTACGTCGTCCTGCTGGCCCGGCTGCGGGCCCTGATCCGCCGCGGCGGCCCGGTGCGCCAGGCCGCCGTCCGGATCGGCGACCTCCACCTCGACCCGGCCACCCGTCGCTGCCGCCGAGGCGGCAGCGACATCGAGCTGACGGCCAAGGAGTTCGCCCTCCTCGCCCACCTCGGGCTGCGGGCGGGCGACGTGGTGAGCCGCACCGAGTTGCTGGAGCAGGTCTGGGACGCCAATCAGCAGGGCGGCAGCAACGTGGTCGACGTCCACATCAGCGCCCTGCGCCGCAAGATCGACACACCGTTCGGCCGGTCCACCATCCAGACCGTGCGCGGCGCCGGGTACCGACTGGCCGACGATGACCAGTAG
- a CDS encoding sensor histidine kinase yields the protein MTSSRLPIRLRAALAAALAAALAFSAGAWWLRHELYASKLAAALNQAEADLNTIESRYSGRGVPSYFQDRETWVIVDPEGRLVAGAPELTPFVPDPLCPSLPNTPPVARTTVHLGPVADSAPPGSRRLAGHDFTLFTGSFEGPGQADDGGPAPTVTLTLHLLVTPWEAEQAVADVDRVLYGGIPAAVLLVALIVWATTARALRPVEGIQQRLRAITARDLSLRVPVPPRRDEIARLAATTNDTLDRLEQAVEQQRRFTADASHELRTPLAALRADLEVALHYPDHTDWPSVVRDTLADAERLQQLTEDLLLLAGLDNHGAPPAQRVELNALAHNAATRARRHAPAAVRVDCRTGEDIAVHGDARQLERLLRNLLDNAVRHARSSVTLTVGARGSAVLLEVRDDGTGVPPEEHERIFERFARLDSSRTRDDGGTGLGLAIAREIAHRHGGTLRLDGTVSPGARFIAELPREPSR from the coding sequence ATGACCAGTAGCCGCCTGCCGATCCGGCTGCGCGCCGCCCTGGCCGCAGCCCTCGCCGCCGCGCTGGCCTTCAGCGCCGGCGCGTGGTGGCTGCGCCACGAGCTGTACGCCTCGAAGCTGGCCGCTGCCCTCAACCAGGCGGAGGCGGACCTGAACACGATCGAGTCCCGCTACAGCGGCCGCGGCGTCCCCAGCTACTTCCAGGACCGCGAGACCTGGGTGATCGTCGACCCCGAGGGACGCCTCGTCGCAGGCGCACCGGAGCTGACCCCCTTCGTGCCCGATCCCCTGTGCCCGTCCCTGCCGAACACTCCGCCGGTCGCACGGACGACCGTGCACCTGGGCCCCGTCGCCGACAGCGCCCCGCCCGGCAGCCGGCGCCTGGCGGGCCACGACTTCACCCTGTTCACCGGCTCCTTCGAGGGCCCCGGCCAGGCTGACGACGGCGGCCCCGCCCCCACCGTGACCCTGACCCTGCACCTCCTGGTCACCCCCTGGGAGGCCGAACAGGCCGTCGCGGACGTCGACCGCGTGCTGTACGGCGGCATCCCCGCAGCCGTCCTGCTGGTCGCCCTGATCGTCTGGGCCACCACCGCCCGGGCCCTGCGCCCGGTGGAGGGCATCCAGCAGCGCCTTCGCGCCATCACCGCCCGCGACTTGAGCCTGCGGGTGCCCGTCCCGCCCCGCCGCGACGAGATAGCCCGGCTGGCCGCCACCACCAACGACACCCTGGACCGGCTGGAGCAGGCCGTCGAACAGCAACGGCGGTTCACCGCCGACGCGTCCCACGAACTGCGCACGCCCCTCGCCGCCCTGCGCGCCGATCTCGAAGTGGCCCTGCACTACCCCGACCACACCGACTGGCCCAGCGTCGTCCGCGACACCCTCGCCGACGCCGAACGCCTCCAGCAGCTCACCGAGGACCTGCTGCTGCTCGCCGGGCTCGACAACCACGGCGCACCGCCCGCTCAACGCGTGGAGCTGAACGCCCTGGCCCACAACGCGGCCACCCGGGCACGCCGGCACGCTCCCGCCGCGGTCCGGGTCGACTGCCGCACGGGCGAGGACATCGCCGTCCACGGCGATGCGCGGCAGCTGGAACGCCTGCTGCGCAACCTCCTCGACAACGCCGTGCGCCACGCCCGCAGCAGCGTCACCCTGACCGTCGGCGCGCGCGGGTCCGCTGTCCTGCTGGAGGTCCGCGACGACGGCACGGGCGTGCCGCCCGAAGAGCACGAGCGGATCTTCGAGCGGTTCGCCCGCCTCGACTCCTCCCGCACCCGCGACGACGGCGGCACCGGTCTCGGCCTGGCCATCGCCCGCGAGATCGCCCACCGCCACGGCGGCACCCTGCGTCTCGACGGCACCGTCTCCCCCGGCGCCCGCTTCATCGCCGAACTCCCCCGGGAGCCGTCGCGGTAG
- a CDS encoding VOC family protein has product MACRIGELVLGCREPEVLARFWCEVLDFVVLGREDDGSMEIGPREGFGGPQPTIFLSRRDEPEKGKSRLHIDVNPTDRDQDAELERLLALGARPAEIGQTGDEQWHVLVDPEGNEFCLLRARLNPL; this is encoded by the coding sequence ATGGCGTGTCGTATCGGTGAGCTCGTCCTCGGTTGCCGCGAACCCGAGGTGCTGGCGCGGTTCTGGTGCGAGGTCCTGGACTTCGTCGTCCTCGGTCGCGAGGACGACGGCTCCATGGAGATCGGCCCGCGCGAAGGGTTCGGCGGTCCGCAGCCGACGATCTTCCTCAGCCGCAGGGACGAGCCGGAGAAGGGGAAGTCCCGGCTGCACATCGACGTCAACCCCACCGACCGCGACCAGGACGCCGAGCTCGAACGCCTCCTGGCGCTCGGTGCGCGCCCGGCCGAGATCGGCCAGACCGGGGACGAGCAGTGGCACGTCCTGGTCGACCCCGAGGGCAATGAGTTCTGCCTGCTCAGGGCCCGCCTCAACCCGCTCTGA